A region from the Leptospira venezuelensis genome encodes:
- a CDS encoding bifunctional uridylyltransferase/uridylyl-removing protein GlnD has protein sequence MPLELDISYSFQRLLEKSRAVSGRLVARQLTFIIDSFLRTRFEKSSGILKKGEEVTVIALGGYGRMEMAPHSDVDILYLHNGVPDSKLSEIISSINTYLYDSGKEVGHTCRTIKESFRYLDDMSSFHAVLDSRFLTGSKELFKKYQEEFLAKLPPKFAARYNQAKEDQLSERFLREGRPILLSEPNLKTDLCGLRDIQYLYWTEKSRSPIRSLGGLAVLPVFQSGEVQALEEAYDFLMRVRTALHILTGRKHDRLDLNLQPEVAEYLGFGKKEEMQTIEKFMNTLYSHQKNIFFIVRVYLDSLLAAQKKGEAQNFDYEGIRFLKIGNTIFPPSEGNLFADPHTLYKDILLIFRMIQETGFEVSGGLLSEIRFASHFLDDDFRYSAEVNGGFISILQNKKDRGRILKLMHECQVLGELLPEFGACTNFPLFSYHHEFTVDEHTLLILHELDRLDKGEFEDREILEVYGECEKTEILALAILLHDAGKVKEGDHSEYGAELAVSVGSRLGLSEEDTDLFRFLVEKHILMSELSSKRDISDKKLIRNFARTVSNPERLKLLYILTIIDTKSVGTNVLTNWKKAILNELYKNSIDFFRNKRTDAEDPYGEEERISLSKDLVTYLTEKEGQDPKISKTIASFAYSVIPESFLKTVSNRKILKYFKSITSLSQDANSVLLLDSEQDPAFVTVEVVSRNIPEILLDLCCSVSSEGLSLVGMQSYTFEEFQIHILQVTDPQGSGNISSEKLSRMEGKLRLMASGELQRDSIAFERTEWNPRKTIPESIINRSVRFSNEDITDTTIMEVRMPDMVGLVYRILRKVFDFGLKVSHLRVSTSADYAYDSFYLQTKDGEQVKDAELLKSLEDKILRIQPVERMTGELVF, from the coding sequence TTGCCTTTAGAATTAGATATCTCCTATAGTTTTCAAAGGCTTTTGGAAAAAAGTAGGGCGGTCTCAGGCCGCTTGGTTGCTCGCCAGCTTACATTCATCATAGATTCTTTTTTAAGGACTAGGTTTGAAAAGTCGTCCGGTATTTTAAAAAAAGGGGAAGAGGTAACAGTAATTGCTTTAGGCGGTTACGGACGTATGGAAATGGCCCCTCATTCGGATGTGGATATATTATATTTACATAATGGAGTTCCGGATTCTAAACTTTCAGAGATCATTTCTTCCATTAATACTTATCTTTACGATTCCGGAAAAGAAGTAGGACATACTTGCAGAACTATTAAGGAATCATTTCGTTATTTGGATGATATGTCCAGCTTTCATGCTGTTCTAGATAGTCGATTCTTAACTGGTTCCAAGGAATTATTCAAAAAATACCAAGAAGAGTTTTTGGCAAAACTTCCTCCTAAGTTTGCAGCTAGATATAACCAAGCGAAAGAGGATCAGCTTTCGGAAAGGTTTCTAAGAGAAGGGCGACCTATTCTTCTTTCGGAACCGAATTTAAAAACAGATCTCTGCGGTTTAAGAGATATTCAGTATTTATATTGGACCGAAAAATCCAGGAGTCCAATCCGTTCTCTTGGAGGACTTGCGGTTCTTCCTGTTTTCCAAAGCGGAGAAGTCCAAGCATTAGAAGAAGCTTATGATTTTTTGATGCGAGTCAGAACTGCACTTCATATTCTTACAGGTAGAAAACATGATCGTTTGGATCTGAATCTGCAACCTGAAGTGGCGGAGTATCTTGGCTTTGGTAAAAAAGAAGAGATGCAAACCATAGAGAAGTTTATGAATACTCTCTATAGCCATCAAAAGAATATATTTTTTATAGTTCGTGTTTACTTGGATTCTTTATTGGCGGCTCAGAAAAAAGGAGAAGCCCAGAATTTCGACTACGAAGGTATTCGCTTCTTAAAGATAGGGAATACGATCTTTCCGCCGAGCGAGGGAAATCTTTTCGCGGATCCTCATACATTATACAAAGATATTTTGCTTATATTCAGAATGATCCAGGAAACGGGTTTCGAGGTTTCCGGTGGTTTGCTGAGCGAGATCAGATTTGCTTCTCACTTTTTGGATGATGACTTCAGATATTCTGCGGAAGTGAACGGTGGGTTTATCAGTATTCTGCAGAACAAAAAAGACAGAGGAAGAATACTGAAACTAATGCATGAATGCCAGGTCCTTGGTGAACTTCTTCCTGAGTTTGGCGCATGTACAAATTTTCCTTTGTTCAGTTATCATCATGAGTTCACTGTGGACGAGCATACTCTTCTTATTCTTCATGAATTGGATCGTTTGGACAAGGGAGAGTTCGAAGACAGAGAAATTTTAGAAGTTTATGGAGAATGTGAGAAGACCGAAATTTTGGCTTTAGCAATTCTTCTGCATGATGCTGGAAAAGTAAAAGAAGGGGACCATTCAGAATACGGTGCAGAACTTGCAGTTTCTGTAGGCTCTCGTTTGGGTTTATCTGAAGAAGATACTGATCTATTTCGTTTCTTAGTAGAAAAACATATTCTGATGTCGGAACTTTCTTCCAAAAGAGATATTTCGGATAAAAAACTTATACGTAATTTTGCAAGAACCGTTTCTAATCCGGAGAGATTGAAACTTTTATACATTCTAACTATCATTGATACCAAGTCGGTAGGCACAAATGTTCTTACGAATTGGAAAAAGGCCATCTTAAACGAACTTTATAAAAACTCTATAGACTTCTTCAGAAATAAAAGAACTGATGCGGAAGATCCTTATGGAGAAGAGGAAAGAATTTCTCTTTCTAAAGATCTTGTAACCTATTTGACCGAAAAAGAAGGGCAAGATCCTAAAATTTCTAAAACGATTGCTTCCTTTGCATATTCTGTTATCCCTGAAAGTTTTTTAAAAACCGTTTCAAACCGAAAAATATTAAAATATTTTAAATCGATTACTTCTCTTAGCCAAGATGCGAACTCAGTCCTTCTCTTGGATTCAGAACAAGATCCTGCTTTTGTAACGGTGGAAGTGGTAAGCCGTAATATACCTGAAATCTTATTAGACTTATGCTGTTCTGTTTCTTCAGAGGGTCTGAGTTTAGTCGGGATGCAAAGTTATACATTTGAAGAATTCCAGATCCACATTCTTCAAGTAACGGATCCACAAGGTAGTGGCAATATTTCTTCAGAAAAACTTTCCAGAATGGAAGGTAAACTTAGATTAATGGCCTCCGGAGAATTACAAAGAGATAGTATTGCTTTTGAAAGGACAGAATGGAATCCACGTAAGACGATACCGGAAAGTATCATCAATCGTTCTGTTCGTTTTTCAAACGAAGATATTACGGATACTACCATCATGGAAGTCAGAATGCCGGATATGGTTGGTTTAGTGTATAGGATCTTAAGAAAAGTATTCGATTTTGGTTTAAAAGTTTCTCATTTAAGGGTCTCAACTTCCGCAGATTATGCTTATGACTCATTCTATCTCCAGACTAAGGACGGGGAACAGGTCAAAGATGCAGAATTGTTAAAATCTCTGGAAGATAAGATCTTAAGAATACAGCCAGTGGAAAGGATGACAGGGGAACTCGTTTTTTGA
- a CDS encoding alpha-glucosidase, producing MDSGSRSTVTSKRKKETTTSARLSKKPSQSRKTKKVDADWWKNAVVYQIYPRSFNDANDDGIGDLEGIIQKLDYLNDGTPNSLGIDAIWLSPIYPSPMYDFGYDISDYESIDPVFGNLDTFKRLLKEAHKRKIRIIMDLVANHTSHQHPWFLESKSSKDNPKRDWYIWKDPVNGKPPNNWMGTFGGRAWTLDKTTDQYYYHSFLVEQPDLNWRNPEVKKAIFSMVKNWLDLGVDGFRLDVVNLFVKDSELRSNPRKRWIARPFDQQNHIYDRDRPEMHDILKDLRKLLDSYGDRMSVGEVMMEPPGTSALPASYYGAKGDELHLAFNFAFFYTPWKAEKFRDVIKEWEKYLRDKGWPNYTLSNHDFRRHITRYSKGKETTARAKIAALMLLTLRGTPFLYYGEELGMMDERVPKNRIQDPVGIRYWPVYPSRDNCRLPMCWSGDVNGGFSKGEPWLPVFSRYESVNVETQSRSIESLLNFYKKLIWLRKGNDILKKGTLALDYDSPPGVLQYTREFEKKKCLIILNFENESKKIVANANRTAQILISTHRKPEKMEIPVVFEIAPYEGLVLEY from the coding sequence ATGGATTCGGGTAGTCGTTCCACAGTCACTTCTAAAAGAAAAAAAGAAACCACGACATCGGCTCGGCTGAGTAAAAAGCCTAGCCAATCTCGCAAGACCAAAAAGGTAGATGCGGATTGGTGGAAGAACGCAGTTGTTTATCAGATCTATCCTAGAAGTTTTAACGATGCTAATGACGATGGCATCGGCGATCTAGAAGGTATCATCCAAAAGTTAGATTATCTGAATGATGGGACTCCAAATTCTCTCGGCATTGATGCCATCTGGCTTTCTCCTATTTATCCTTCTCCTATGTATGATTTCGGATACGATATTTCGGATTACGAAAGTATCGATCCTGTATTCGGAAATTTGGATACATTCAAACGTTTATTAAAAGAAGCTCATAAACGTAAGATCAGGATCATCATGGACCTGGTTGCAAATCATACCTCTCATCAACATCCTTGGTTTTTAGAATCTAAATCTTCCAAAGACAATCCTAAGCGAGATTGGTATATTTGGAAAGATCCTGTTAACGGAAAACCTCCGAATAATTGGATGGGAACGTTTGGCGGAAGAGCGTGGACCTTAGATAAAACTACAGATCAGTATTATTATCATTCTTTCTTAGTGGAACAACCTGACTTAAATTGGAGAAATCCGGAAGTTAAAAAAGCAATCTTCTCCATGGTCAAGAACTGGTTGGATCTTGGAGTGGATGGATTTCGTCTGGATGTTGTGAATCTTTTTGTCAAGGATTCAGAGTTAAGAAGTAATCCTCGTAAAAGATGGATCGCGAGACCTTTCGACCAACAAAATCATATCTATGATCGTGATCGTCCTGAGATGCACGATATCCTAAAGGACCTCAGAAAACTTTTGGATTCGTACGGAGATAGAATGTCCGTAGGTGAAGTGATGATGGAGCCTCCCGGTACAAGTGCACTTCCTGCTTCTTATTACGGTGCGAAAGGTGATGAACTTCATCTCGCATTTAACTTTGCTTTCTTTTATACTCCGTGGAAGGCCGAAAAATTCAGGGACGTAATCAAGGAATGGGAGAAGTATCTCCGAGACAAGGGCTGGCCGAATTATACATTAAGTAATCATGATTTCCGTAGACATATCACCAGATATTCTAAAGGAAAAGAGACGACAGCAAGAGCCAAAATCGCAGCCCTAATGCTCTTAACCCTAAGAGGAACTCCATTCTTATATTATGGAGAAGAGCTCGGGATGATGGACGAAAGAGTCCCCAAAAATCGCATCCAAGATCCGGTCGGAATTAGATATTGGCCGGTGTATCCAAGCAGAGACAATTGTAGACTTCCTATGTGTTGGTCCGGAGATGTGAACGGCGGATTCAGCAAAGGAGAACCTTGGCTTCCAGTTTTTTCCAGATACGAATCTGTAAACGTAGAGACTCAATCCAGATCTATTGAAAGTTTATTAAATTTTTATAAAAAACTAATATGGCTTAGAAAAGGTAATGATATCCTGAAAAAAGGAACTCTTGCCTTGGATTATGATTCTCCTCCAGGTGTTCTGCAATATACCAGAGAGTTCGAAAAGAAAAAATGTCTGATCATTTTGAACTTTGAGAATGAATCCAAAAAGATAGTAGCAAACGCGAATCGTACCGCTCAGATACTCATCTCTACTCATAGAAAACCTGAGAAGATGGAGATCCCAGTAGTATTCGAGATAGCACCTTATGAAGGATTGGTTTTAGAATATTAA